The genomic segment AAACATGCCATATGGATTTCCATtacaaatgaatgtttttgttcaaatgTATAAATTGTTAATTCTTAAAGTAAAATGTTTGGATCCAACACGATACAATTTATTTTGCTGTATGATTTAAGAACCATGAATGCAAATGAAAGTTCAACTGCACACCTGAGCTTTTGTTGAAGGTTCAGCCTCTCCATAATGGTTTTGTTTCTCCACAGGTGGTGCCAGATTGTCTGTGGGCGTCCTGTGGTGTACCTGAGGAAGGCAATTAAATATGGCAGCCAATAAGAGTAAGGGTCAGAGCTCCCTCGCCCTGCACAAGGTCATTATGGTGGGCAGCGGAGGCGTAGGAAAGTCTGCTCTTACCCTTCAGTTTATGTATGATGAGGTAAGTCAACAGACCATCTGGCAGAtacaaaaaggttttttttttttttttttgtagaggCTTCACTTATTCCATAAGTGTCAAAAAAAGTCTTCAAGATGCATTGCCTTGGTTTATTTAACAGTAGTGATTATTGCTATTTTCTGTCCCTCAGTTTGTTGAAGATTATGAGCCCACAAAGGCCGACAGCTACAGGAAGAAAGTGGTGTTGGATGGAGAAGAGGTGCAGATTGACATTTTGGACACAGCTGGGCAGGAAGACTATGCGGCTATCCGAGACAACTATTTCCGTAGCGGAGAGGGTTTCCTGTTGGTGTTCTCCATAACAGAGCACGAGTCTTTCACGGCCACAGCAGAATTCAGGTCAGTGGGATTGCACCATTCTAACTACTTTAAGCATAAGCTAGTACAATTGGAAAATTGGATCTCAGTATAGTTGGAAAACTGACCTAGTATAGTTGGAAAACTGGATCACTCAACATTAAGCGTATCTGTGTGTGTTACAGGGAGCAGATCCTGCGGGTTAAAGCTGAGGAGGATAAGATTCCACTGCTTTTGGTTGGAAATAAGTCGGACCTTGAGGATCGGAGGCAGGTTTCAGTGGACGAGGCCAGAGGAAAAGCAGAAGAGTGTGGTGTGCAGTATGTAGAGACTTCTGCCAAGACACGGGCCAATGTGGACAAGGTAATatttgtgcctttttttttttttttttttttttttttcaatttagaTTTTAGATAGTTTGTCTATTTGTCTcgggttaattttttttttttctggtgtataaagtttttttaaatcttttaaataacTTCAGTATTACcatttagttttgtttcttgtttagTTACCACATAGCAATGGAACAATTTGTGGTACTGTGTATAACCATACacttgcttttataaaatgcatCTCGTCTTTATTGTGGAATTATGGATGCCTTGACAACAGCATGATGATAGTGGCTACAGTTTATTAAATGTAGCAGAATCCGGTTTTGGAATATTTTCTGTGTAATACAGTTTCTGATGGAAGTATTTTATCAATATGTAGCTACTCTAGTGCCACAAAATTAGTAGAGAGGCTGTTCAGCAAACAATagaaattttcttttaattctatctgtttatcttttgtttttatatcacaatGGAGTTGCGCTTTCCTGTTTTGTTCAAGTCCTtgctagtatttttttttttttgcctcctttctttctttctttctttctttctttctttctttctttctttctttctttctttctttctttctttctttctttctttctttctttctttctttctttctttctttctttctttctttctttctttctttctttctttctttctttctttctttctttctttctttctttctttctttctttctttctttctttctttctttccttttgatttaatttcttttcaatCATTCAAAGGGAAATTTGAACTGGGAAGGGAAACAACAGAAATAGTGTTTCTCTTTAattttgcttattattatttatttattttatttttaatgcaaatattttttgcactgctcatttgtttttattcattaattttaacAACCTTGTCATACTGCACAATAATGAACCCTTTGTGTTTCCAAAGGTATTTTTTGATCTAATGAGGGAAGTCCGTGCTAAAAAGATGTCAGAAAATAAGGACAAAAACGGGAAGggaaaaaataagaagaataagaagagcTTCAAAGAGCGATGCTGTTTACTTTGAACTGCACTTGGACTTTTCCCCACCAAATCTACTTGCAACTCTGTGGGAAACTCCATCAGAGCCCTTTTGCTTTGTTAAAATCAAAACTTGATTAGTAAGGTTTTGTACTGGTCAAGGTAAGCCTTTACCACAATCTTTCATTCCCTTTTCATTTCAGATAACTAGACTAGGCCAAGACTGAATGGTATGCATACTTTTTAACAGAAGATGACCACTGTATGGCTACTGGTTGATGACTGGCACTTTAGGACTTCGTGAAATGTAGTTGGCCAACATGTGCCCAACACTAACTTTATTGCTCTGTAATTTATCTCTTCCTGACAGTTTTAAGTAGAAATCGTCTTTAGTACAGTAGGCAAAGTGATCTCTTAATTTCTTTTATTGCACGCCTTTTGAGTATTTTTGAGTTaggtttttttaaaatctaaccATTTTATTTCAAGAACTGTTGACACCATCAATGCATAGAaagcaagaaatgtttttgcaGATCAAGATGTAATGTGGTAGTACTGTGGTTTTTAGACTATGGATGACGCCATTGAAAAGCACACGTGGTATTGAGGACAGAGTGCCTGCAGAGTGCATGGACTAATAGTGCCCCCTGATGGTTCATAAATATATCTTTTCAGGAAGTCCTCATGCCTAACTGCAAGTTACTAACCTCTGTGAACTGATCTGCCTTTATGCTTTCgtgttttattgaaatatttttgtagcACTTGTTACATTTCCACCACTGTCTTATGAGAAGAATGTATTCTGTGTGAAAATGTGCCAACAAGCACCATGACTAAAAGCGCTTCGCTGCATTTTCAGACTGAACATAAGACACATTTTCTTTAGTGTTTGTTTAGCACTCTGAGCTCGGAGCTGCGGTTTCACCAGTAATTTAAAACTGCTCTTTTATACAAATATCACCTAACCTAGACTACAATTTGTATTGTAGTTTTCCACTGGCTTTTAGAAGAAAACCTGCAAAATATGTTGccaaataaacacttttttttttctccttttgtaTCACTTGTTTTTCACTTCTGGGATTCATTGAATTTGAACAATTGGTACCTAACATGGAAATCAATTTCTAGAATGCtaacaatttctttaaaatgtttttcataagACCCTTATGAAGCAAAAAGTAAAGGTTATAACAATTTGCCATACCCTGTATTAGGTTAATAACTATAGTGTTTTCTTAGGGTAATAGACTGTGGTACTGCTATTATAACTTTACAGTTAACTTTAacaatgttattgttgttgtcattaataataataataataataataacaacaacgtataaataaattgttgtataaatatattaaattgtaatatttaataaattatttgtttttattattgttatcaagtattttttgtttaacattttcgtcattgttgttttaatatataattaacaataataaccataatatatttttgttttataaataataatacttttaaaaaatatatgtaattttctGTTATcaatattgttattgttgtattattatcattatttttaataaaaacagtatattttgtttattatttatcgcttgtaatgattaacaacaattgtaatattttttagtattaaaaatacttgttttactatcatcattattattattagtctatagttttatagtatatttaaatatactatagtatatagttttattttttattatcattgttttattttattcttattaactatgacatttattattataacacaCTTGGTGTGGGCCAtacagatttacattttagatgtaaaactaaaataatgtttcattttaataagtaaatgaACTAGTCTTGATTTGTTTCTATTAGTGTTGGGTCTCAAATTCATCAGTATGTAGTTTCGGTCTTCCTtgcaaatgtataaaaatcagagagggagagaatataaacatttcaccacaAAGTAATCATCAGGTTAGTaccgtttatttatttttatttttatttttattttgtctgaATACTTCTGCATCCTGAATATTCTGTTCTGACAGCAGCAGATGAACAAAGACCCCTCTGTTAAATCAGTAGTGCTGGTAAACCTCAGTGTACCACTGGATGGCAGTCATGGTGTTTCCACATACACCGATTCAGATTGTGCTGCTTgctgcaacatggagctgttTCTGGATGTATTGATCAGGATCAGTGGTTTCTAATGCATGCCATTTGTGCACGGCATTTAGTAACACTGGCCAATAAGTACCTTAATGGTGACTACAATTAGGCAAGGTTATGCATGATTATACACTATGTTCGAGTTGTCTTCTGTAATTAAGAAACATTAAGTTTTGAGACCAAGTGTTTTGCACTGAAATCAACCTCTTGCCATTAGCATTAAGAAACCTTCCATGCTTTtccatgtttaatttatttatacatcCTCTCTAAAGCCATTAGAGTGGCATCAGCGACACACTATTTGGTATAAACATTATGCATTAACAAATAATCTTATATTTATTCAAACTATTAAATAACCTTCAATCTTATTATTTCTGTCAAATATTTGtttcaaagtgtttttttttttcatttgtttctctctatatttaaaagaataaagCTAAAACATTCACAAAGATGTGGCAGAATAAGAAGTTGCAAAATAATAAAGGGTTATGGACTATCATCTGCAAAATTC from the Onychostoma macrolepis isolate SWU-2019 chromosome 09, ASM1243209v1, whole genome shotgun sequence genome contains:
- the ralba gene encoding ras-related protein Ral-B, which produces MAANKSKGQSSLALHKVIMVGSGGVGKSALTLQFMYDEFVEDYEPTKADSYRKKVVLDGEEVQIDILDTAGQEDYAAIRDNYFRSGEGFLLVFSITEHESFTATAEFREQILRVKAEEDKIPLLLVGNKSDLEDRRQVSVDEARGKAEECGVQYVETSAKTRANVDKVFFDLMREVRAKKMSENKDKNGKGKNKKNKKSFKERCCLL